A region of the Salvelinus alpinus chromosome 24, SLU_Salpinus.1, whole genome shotgun sequence genome:
CTGCTAAGCACCGCCTATTGGCTTAGAGAAGCGTGTAGGTTACGTTTTGCATTATGTTTAATAAGTCACCTGACTTGATACAGTCTTTACATATATAAACATCTTAAACATTAGAATCAATTTATTTTATCCAACCAAAAGTGATATAATTTTCTGTTCATTAATACACCTCAATCAACATGTTAGGCTAATTTGATTAAAAAAACGACATAAGAAAATTGCGTTCCTCTATAGACCTACTCTCAACATATGACTATTATGTGAAAACATCAATGTAGGTTTATTTGTAGACCTGAGAAATCACTAAAATAAGTCTACACGCTGTAATGTCAAATTGTGATTTAAATCTTAACATATACCGCCATCTGCTGGTAATTGTAACATTGACGTTGCATCCCCAGATTCGTATTGCATTAAAGCACACATTTTACAGTAAGTGGTATCAGCATCAACTACCTGTATTTTCCCATCAGATCCCCAATATTTCAGTTAATGAAATAGTGACACAATTTAAAACACTACAGAGATGAATGGGTCAGATTCAGTCCTACAAAtgcaataacataaaaatagagAAAAGGTTGAAAAAGACTAAAGTAAATACGAATATTTCATGGTATCATTTAAACAAAGTTTATTTTTGTTGCTATGATTTTTAAAATATTTGATATCACTTGGAAAAATAAACAATTCTGCACAAATACAAAATCGTGATGCAATTCTGGCCCATTGTCTGTAAAGAAAAATGGCTTCCATTCCAATTTCATATAAGGAATAACAACTGCAATAATACAACAGCTCTGCCTGGGTCAATTTAGCTCTTCTAAGAACAATATGTTTTTGAAGATTTGATATACTCTTTTTAGTAAGTATGGCTATGGTCAATTATACCAATCAATAGTGGAAAATGTGACTTCATTTTACAACCATTACAGCAACTTATTTCTATCTAGATATGTAGTATGTCTATCTAGAACTACAACCCTAAACCTCTGTGCATGCTCATTCTAAGGGAACTCATTGCAGTTATCTTTCTCTCAAAGTTCTCATATTTCATACAAGCATGAGCAAGCTCACAAACACAtttcatacacacactctctcacactcactctctcacactcactctctcacacactctctcacacacactctctcacacacactctctcacacacactctctctttctcacacacactctcgctgacacacactctctcgctgacacacactctctcgctgacacacactctctctctgacacacactctctctctgacacacactctctctctgacacacactctctctctgacacacacacacacacacacacacacacacacacacacacacacattgttcatTCTCGGCTGGCTGTGGCAACGGGATCTTGGGCCTCTATTGCGAGCCCTCTGCAGGAGTCCCCGAGTTGTTGGAGTTGTCAGTCCCGCTCTGCAGGAACTTCCTCAGGTCTTTGAGAGCCGGCCTCATCATCTGAACCAGGGCCAGCAAGGCTGCCTGGGTGCCCTCCAGGGCCTGGGCCTGCCTCTCCTGGGCGTAGGCCTGCGCCTCCTGGGACCTACGGATCATCTGAAGTAATTGGTTCTGGCCCTCCAGATGCTGAGCGATCTGCCTCACGTGCACATTGGTGACCCACTGTTCCTGGAGGAGCCGTGCCGAGTTGAGGGCAATGCGGCTCTTCAGCTCCTGGGGCTTGGCCTGGCTGGGCGGTTGGGTCGAAGACACTGCCGTCAGCATTTCCACTGGATGCGACTCCATGGCGGTCACCACGGTGGGTGTGGCCTCGGTGGTGGTGCAGTACTCCACCATGCCGCCTTCCTCCAGGGTGTGGTACGTGGTCTCAGCTGGTGGGAAAAAGACAGCTTGTTAGAAAAGGATTCTTCACTCCTGGTCCCAGAGAGCTACAGGCTGTGTAATATTTTTCTCCAGCCTAGCACTAACACTTCTGATTCTACTATTAAAATTAAGACCTTGATTAGCTGAATCatatgtgttagtgctgggctgtaagAAAAGCCGGCTCACCCTGTATTGTTCACCTTGCGACTGCCTCCATAACAGTTTACAGAACCAGACACTTCAAACCGAATAAACGACTTACCATCTAGGGATTTCGTCTCCTCGCATGATGCTGAAGCTGTCTGAAGGCCTACAAATATCAGAAACAGTGTTTTGAATAGGTTAAGCAATGTATTAAAGCAATGTTTTCCCTTTCATTTGGGGTGGCAACCTGAATAAATGGTTATTGTGACATAAATAAATAACGTCATCTTCTTCATACTAGTAATGTGGAAAATTTGAGATTTGAAAAACTGGAATTTGCTCTAACTCTTCTTGCAGCCTGGTTAGAAACGTATGAAAAGCGTACTTTCCGTGAGTGTCACGGTGGTGACTGAGCTCATAGTAACAGGTAAAGTTCTCAGCATTTGGGTCTCCAGCAGGTAAACTGATGATAGTCGCCTCTCCCAAGAGGTTACAAATACGCTGCTGCATAGCAGTGAGGATAACGGGAACCGGAGTGCAGTCGGTAGTGTTCTCCTCAATTGCCGCCCTCGCCTGTGCCACTTTGCGCCTCACCTCGGTCTTCATATCCGACCACTTCTTCTTGACCTCGGCCAATTCTCTTGGGCAGGTTGTTACAGCGTTCACCTTCTTCAGGATTTCTATCCACGCGTTATTCTTTGCTATGTGAGTGACTCCCGCATTGAAGTGGTTAACGAGTATGTGCTTTTGTTTCTCAATTTCCTCCACAATAATTTCGACCTCTCTCTCCGAAAAATTCATTTTTCTCTTTTTGCCATTCGATGCCATATTTGCATAAATTGCTGTTTCTTTTAAATAATTGTGCGTATTGTACGTAAAATAGTAGGATTTACTCAATTGATCTGCGCAACGTAATGGCTTCCAGAATCGCCTTCTTCTTCCTACAAACAACGCTTACGTTCGTTGTGGTTAGAACTCCGCCCAACCAACTGTGGTTGGTTACATTCCTCCAGTTTTGCCTGCTGCGGTTGGCTAAACTAAATGCCAATTGTTAATCCCAATTTAAGTAATTATCTCGCTCCATgtagtaaaaaacaacaacaaattgaCAAAATGTCAACATTGCATCAATATGAATGTAGGCTGTGTTGTAATGTGGATGTTTTTCATGAGATTAGTTTTTTTTCATTTATGGATTCATTTTAACCGATTTCGTTCTGGGTTTTACACATTTACATCAACGATGGTGATTGGCTACTGGACCTATCCATCATGCACATTCCAACACCCTCCCTATTCACTGTTCATTCTTCACTAGTCATTTCCTGGCCCTAGGTTGAAAATGCTAAGTAGGCAGGAAGAGCCGGCACcggcttttttttttttgtggtatCAGTTATCAATCCAACTGCCAAGTCAAACGGGAGGAATTCGCCGGCTATATCCAAGAAAGGGCAGTGGACATCTTCAATACCAGTAGAAGGTATCACTGAAGTGACTTTCGTGGCACATTACAGCAAAAACTTGTTGAAATTTACAGTATATTGACTAAGTTACATTGTAACGCGGCTCAGCATCCACCTCATCACTTCTCAGCTGGCAGACATAGctaaaatagctaacgttagctagctagctagctattatgCCGGTTGCTAGTAAGCCAACCGAGTTAGCAGAGAATTAAAGAAGTCAACCGTTATGGGCTAAACCTGGATAACGGTGGAATAAGATGGTTACATTGCAAGGTTTACATTTGACTGTTTTGTCTGCACTACTTTTAGCAGTCCTGAACAATTTAGTTAGAACGCACGTGACGTGGTGGCTAAAATAGACTTGTCCATATTTGGCAGCTAGCCAAGCTACCCCAATTCACATTAAATTTAGATATAGTAAAATATCGGCTATCGATTTTAATAGTTTGATAATATTGGTTCCATCCGTATGATGCACAAGCAAGGGTCGTTCGTGTCCCCCTTGCTCAGCGTGGTCTTCTGTCAATGCCAAGCAGATGAGGCGCACCGGGGTTCTGACCCAGGTGGCGGGGTCGAGGCTACTGGGGGTCCATCCTTCCCATCCCCCCCTCCAGCTCGGGAGCGGCCGTTGTCAGGAGAGAAAACAGGTTCCTGTGATGACTCCTGTGAGCCATCGTATCCATGCGAACTTTGTGGTGGACCCGAGCAGGACCACAGACTGAAAGTGCTGTTTCAAGTCCTGGACGTGAATGGTGATGGGGGCATCTGCGTCAACGACCTGTCCATTGGGCTCAAGAAACTGGGGGTTCATCGCACAGAACTCGAGCTTATGGTAAGTGTATCGTTttaatacagtgcctttggaaagtattcagagccttaaCATTATTCAGTTTGTTAgttagccttattttaaaatgtattaaaacaattttttttaaacctacATAACATACCTCATAATGAAAGCAAAACAGGTTTCGATTTTTTTGCAAGTTTATTATAAATGagaaacataaataccttatttacagaagtattcagaccatttgctatgagattcgaaattgagctcaggtgcatcctgtttccattgatcatcgttgagatccttgagtccacctgtggtaaattcaattgattggacattatttggaaaggcacactcctgtctatataagttcccataggtcaagccatgaggtcgaagaaattgtccgtagagctcagaattgtgtcgaggcacagatctggggaagggtaccaaaacatttctgcagcattgaaggtccccaagaacacagtggcctccatcattcttaaatggaagaagtttgaaaccacaaACTCCTCCGATacctggccgcctggccaaactgagcaatcgggggagaagggccttggtcagggaggtgaccaagaacccgatggtcactctgacagagctctagagttcctctggcgatgagagaaccttccagaaggacaaccatctctgcagcacgccaccaatcaggcctttatggtagagtggccagacgaaagccactcctcaataaaaggcacatgacagcccgcttggagtttgccaaaaggcacctaaagactctcagaccatgagaaacaagattatctggtctgatgaaaccaatatttaaTTTTTTGgtttgaatgccaagcgtcacatctggaggaaacctgccaccatccctacggtgaagcatggtggtggcagcataatgctttggggatgttcttcaccggcagtgactgggagactagtcaggatcgaggcaaagattaacagagcaaagtacagatatccttgat
Encoded here:
- the LOC139551702 gene encoding LOW QUALITY PROTEIN: nuclear apoptosis-inducing factor 1-like (The sequence of the model RefSeq protein was modified relative to this genomic sequence to represent the inferred CDS: deleted 1 base in 1 codon), coding for MASNGKKRKMNFSEREVEIIVEEIEKQKHILVNHFNAGVTHIAKNNAWIEILKKVNAVTTCPRELAEVKKKWSDMKTEVRRKVAQARAAIEENTTDCTPVPVILTAMQQRICNLLGEATIISLPAGDPNAENLPVTMSSVTTVTLTESLQTASASCEETKSLDAETTYHTLEEGGMVEYCTTTEATPTVVTAMESHPVEMLTAVSSTQPPSQAKPQELKSRIALNSARLLQEQWVTNVHVRQIAQHLEGQNQLLQMIRRSQEAQAYAQERQAQALEGTQAALLALVQMMRPALKDLRKFLQSGTDNSNNSGTPAEGSQ